The following coding sequences lie in one Chiroxiphia lanceolata isolate bChiLan1 chromosome 19, bChiLan1.pri, whole genome shotgun sequence genomic window:
- the RNF222 gene encoding RING finger protein 222: MSETSSSKESSPPECPVCYEKFQPLEAAHRRLSCGHTFCHDCLVKCLLSAKLDGHVQSSIICPVCRYVTFLSKKAALWPPGAGTNPRALEMPLSPSSLSHLTKAEASNTLVVPSHFVMPVQSFARCCSAGTNPADPLPAALAREAHIFVISDHGMPLVDTDCSSLGGRSRADAGSLVSSSSALGVKCCQSPMALAVLLILTVAMLAAVLPWLLLVKRDL; this comes from the coding sequence ATGTCTGAGACCTCCTCCAGCAAGGAGAGTTCCCCGCCCGAATGCCCCGTGTGCTACGAGAAGTTCCAGCCCCTGGAGGCCGCGCACCGGCGGCTCAGCTGCGGCCACACCTTCTGCCACGACTGCCTGGTGAAGTGCCTGCTCTCGGCCAAGCTGGACGGGCACGTCCAGAGCAGCATCATCTGCCCCGTGTGCCGCTATGTCACCTTCCTCAGCAAGAAGGCGGCTCTGTGGCCACCCGGAGCGGGCACCAACCCCCGGGCACTGGAGATGCCTCTGTCACCGTCCTCCTTGTCCCATCTCACCAAAGCAGAGGCCAGCAACACCCTGGTGGTACCCAGTCACTTCGTGATGCCGGTGCAGAGCTTTGCCCGGTGCTGCAGCGCAGGGACAAACCCCGCGGACCCGCTGCCGGCGGCGCTGGCACGGGAAGCCCACATCTTTGTCATCAGCGACCACGGGATGCCTCTGGTGGACACGgactgcagctccctgggggggaggagcagggcagaCGCGGGCAGCTTGGTGTCatccagctcagccctgggggtgAAGTGCTGCCAGTCCCCCATGGCCCTCGCtgtcctcctcatcctcaccgTGGCCATGCTGGCGGCTGTGctcccctggctgctgctggtcaAGAGGGACTTGTAG